A single Gammaproteobacteria bacterium DNA region contains:
- the petA gene encoding ubiquinol-cytochrome c reductase iron-sulfur subunit → MTDKVNESRRNLLIGTSVVGVVGAAFAAVPFIKSWLPSERAKSAGGPVEADFSKLEMGQKMQVMWRGQPIFIVKRDKTLLNTLPGLADRLKDPDSENSIQPEYAKNLHRSRKEELLVMVGICTHLGCSPKFYPEIVPQAFDSQWKGGFYCPCHNSRFDISGRVFSGSPAGTNLVIPPYAFLDENRLIVGVEKIEGEA, encoded by the coding sequence ATGACTGATAAAGTCAATGAAAGTCGCAGAAATCTGCTTATTGGCACTTCTGTTGTGGGAGTGGTGGGTGCTGCTTTCGCTGCGGTTCCTTTTATCAAGTCCTGGCTTCCCAGTGAAAGGGCAAAATCAGCAGGTGGACCTGTTGAGGCGGATTTTTCCAAACTGGAAATGGGCCAAAAAATGCAGGTTATGTGGAGAGGTCAGCCAATTTTTATCGTTAAACGCGATAAGACATTGTTAAACACACTTCCCGGTCTTGCAGATCGATTAAAAGATCCGGATTCCGAAAACAGCATTCAACCTGAGTATGCAAAAAATCTTCACCGTTCCAGAAAAGAAGAACTTTTGGTTATGGTTGGAATTTGTACGCATTTGGGTTGTTCACCAAAATTCTATCCTGAAATAGTCCCTCAAGCATTTGATAGTCAATGGAAAGGTGGCTTCTATTGCCCTTGCCATAACTCCAGATTTGACATCTCCGGCAGGGTATTCAGTGGATCTCCGGCAGGAACTAATTTGGTTATTCCTCCTTATGCTTTTCTTGATGAAAACAGACTGATTGTTGGTGTTGAAAAAATTGAGGGAGAGGCATAA
- a CDS encoding PH domain-containing protein translates to MKDLKYKQQESEYLTMNRLLLTIIFFLVTIVLLVVGFFSETDFADIGKTLIGVWVLYFFLFWYQKAAYNRYSYAMDHQGLYINHGVLWRKKIVIPRNRVQHTDIAQGPLDRQFDLAELVIHTAGTRNASVKLVGVFREDAEDLRESLSFDESNDAV, encoded by the coding sequence ATGAAGGATTTAAAATACAAACAACAAGAGTCTGAATATCTGACTATGAACAGACTATTACTCACGATTATCTTTTTTCTGGTAACAATCGTATTATTAGTTGTAGGGTTTTTCAGTGAGACCGATTTTGCTGATATCGGCAAAACTCTGATAGGTGTTTGGGTGCTTTATTTTTTTCTGTTTTGGTATCAAAAGGCGGCATACAATCGCTATAGCTATGCCATGGATCATCAAGGACTTTATATCAATCATGGTGTTTTATGGCGTAAAAAAATTGTTATTCCCAGAAACCGAGTTCAGCATACCGACATAGCTCAAGGTCCTTTAGATCGTCAATTCGATTTAGCTGAACTTGTGATTCATACCGCAGGGACACGAAATGCTTCGGTTAAACTGGTCGGGGTATTTCGGGAAGATGCTGAAGATTTACGAGAATCGCTTTCTTTTGATGAAAGCAATGATGCTGTATGA
- a CDS encoding carboxy terminal-processing peptidase, which translates to MRNKLNQSVLLLLAFIVCGVSFAKPVAVDLKPEPYQKETSRWLVRLLEQLHYKPIKLDDDFSQKILDNYIEILDPNKVYFYAQDIAEFNKYKLDVDDAIKSGDVELAFKIFTLYVQRIQERTEYAVKLLEKGFDFTVDEDYIWNREDEDRITNEKDMDELWRKRVKNDYLNLKLAGKEDDDIKETLKKRYEQIDKRVSDSNNEDVFQIFMNSYANLIEPHTSYLAPRTSENFKINMSLTLQGIGALLGIKDEHVTIMKIIKGGPAEKQGELKSGDRIVAVGQGESGSFIDVVGWRTDDVVEKIRGEKGTVVRLSVIGEDESLDAKPHIIAIVRDKVKLEEQAAQYQILEVDSDAQNHKIGVINLPAFYLDFDAKADGEDDFRSTTKDVKKILSKLEKENVEALIMDLRDNGGGSLTEARDLTGLFIEQGPVVQIKNSRGNISVDRDMDKSVVWDKPVIVLINRASASASEIFAAALQDYGRAVVVGERSFGKGTVQSLIPLQNYASSSNEHPMGQLKLTLSQFFRINGGSTQNRGVIPDIQFPDRAGTDSYGESEYENALPWTSIKRSNYDMSGDLTQIIPVLRKQYEQREELNPEFTFIKEDYDYYNELKEDITVSLSESKRKQENDEQEDKKKQRKQQREEILKGSLDPAITLVKVLYNSEDDVKGETIDLSDEETESENNSEPDGDFILKEAARIISDMLELEKSKLIAENSQKPSELGSNN; encoded by the coding sequence ATGAGAAACAAATTAAATCAAAGTGTTTTATTACTATTAGCTTTCATCGTTTGCGGAGTTTCCTTTGCAAAACCCGTAGCTGTTGATTTAAAACCTGAGCCTTATCAAAAAGAAACCAGTCGCTGGTTAGTTCGTTTGCTGGAGCAACTACACTACAAACCGATAAAACTCGATGATGATTTTTCACAAAAAATACTCGACAACTATATTGAAATTCTTGATCCAAACAAAGTGTATTTTTATGCACAAGATATTGCAGAATTTAATAAATACAAATTAGATGTTGATGATGCCATCAAATCCGGTGATGTGGAACTCGCTTTTAAAATCTTCACTCTTTATGTTCAAAGAATTCAGGAAAGAACCGAGTATGCTGTCAAACTCCTTGAAAAAGGTTTCGATTTTACTGTTGATGAAGACTATATCTGGAATCGTGAGGATGAAGATCGAATCACTAATGAAAAAGACATGGATGAGTTATGGAGAAAAAGAGTTAAAAATGATTATCTGAATCTGAAGCTCGCCGGAAAAGAGGATGATGATATTAAAGAAACTCTGAAAAAAAGATATGAACAAATCGACAAAAGGGTCTCCGACTCCAATAATGAAGATGTCTTTCAGATATTTATGAATTCGTATGCCAATTTGATTGAACCACATACATCATATTTAGCTCCCAGAACATCAGAAAATTTCAAGATAAACATGAGTTTGACACTACAAGGCATTGGAGCTTTGTTAGGAATAAAAGATGAACATGTCACCATCATGAAAATCATTAAAGGTGGCCCTGCGGAAAAGCAAGGTGAACTGAAAAGCGGTGATCGAATTGTTGCTGTCGGACAAGGAGAAAGCGGGAGTTTTATTGATGTTGTTGGTTGGAGAACTGATGATGTGGTGGAAAAGATTCGCGGTGAAAAAGGAACGGTTGTCAGATTATCTGTCATTGGAGAAGATGAAAGCCTCGATGCAAAGCCACATATCATCGCGATTGTTCGTGACAAAGTAAAACTGGAAGAACAAGCAGCTCAGTATCAAATTTTAGAAGTCGATTCAGATGCCCAGAATCATAAAATTGGAGTTATAAACTTGCCTGCTTTTTATCTCGATTTTGATGCAAAAGCTGACGGCGAAGATGATTTTCGAAGCACTACCAAAGACGTTAAGAAAATTCTTTCCAAACTTGAGAAAGAAAATGTTGAAGCATTAATCATGGATTTGCGTGACAATGGTGGTGGTTCATTAACTGAAGCGAGAGACTTGACAGGATTGTTTATCGAGCAAGGGCCGGTGGTTCAAATTAAAAATTCTCGGGGAAACATCTCGGTTGATCGGGATATGGATAAATCGGTGGTATGGGATAAGCCGGTTATTGTTCTGATTAATCGTGCTTCTGCATCTGCGTCAGAGATTTTTGCGGCGGCGTTGCAAGATTATGGCAGAGCTGTTGTTGTCGGAGAAAGAAGTTTCGGCAAAGGTACAGTCCAAAGTTTGATTCCTTTGCAAAATTACGCCAGTAGTAGCAATGAACATCCAATGGGACAACTGAAACTGACATTATCTCAATTTTTCCGGATTAATGGCGGAAGCACACAAAATCGTGGAGTAATTCCTGATATTCAATTTCCTGACAGAGCCGGTACCGACAGCTATGGTGAAAGCGAATACGAAAATGCTTTACCATGGACGAGTATTAAACGCTCAAATTATGATATGTCCGGAGACTTAACACAAATTATTCCTGTTTTGAGAAAACAGTACGAGCAAAGAGAGGAACTAAACCCTGAGTTCACTTTTATTAAAGAAGATTATGACTATTACAATGAGCTCAAGGAAGACATCACTGTTTCCTTATCTGAAAGTAAACGAAAACAGGAAAATGACGAGCAAGAAGATAAAAAGAAACAACGTAAACAACAAAGAGAAGAAATCCTTAAAGGTAGCCTTGATCCTGCGATTACCTTAGTCAAGGTTCTGTATAATTCTGAAGATGATGTGAAAGGTGAAACCATTGATCTCAGCGATGAAGAAACCGAGTCTGAGAATAATTCAGAGCCTGACGGAGACTTTATCCTTAAAGAAGCAGCCAGAATTATTTCAGACATGCTGGAATTGGAAAAAAGCAAATTAATAGCTGAAAACTCACAAAAACCATCAGAGCTTGGCAGCAATAACTAG
- a CDS encoding trypsin-like peptidase domain-containing protein: protein MKDIKSAAKFIFQSILVGLALGFLIVFFKPELLNNNNSASVNPTLTPTSYAPAVNKIAPSVVSIYAQSEREVDLNPAMKRLMGYSSLVPQSITQQYLGSGVIMTADGYIVTNYHVINNATKIIVSLWDDTLLEGSVIGSDIDTDIAVLKIEALNLSPARFADSDQTQTGDIVMAVGSPYGLSQSVSLGIISAKGRSGIDVSTIENFIQTDAAINEGNSGGALINTNGEVVGISTATFNQNGAQGINFAIPSNATRLIIKEIVKNGKVLRGWIGVALYNPQRYYRSRIIKPEKGVLVYGVYRDSPALEVGLKQGDILTHVNEEEIKNEKHYKELIAQSKPGQILTIKGYSQGQPFEKQIQTVERLPEIR from the coding sequence ATGAAAGACATTAAGTCAGCAGCCAAATTTATTTTTCAGTCAATTCTTGTAGGGTTGGCACTCGGTTTTTTAATTGTCTTTTTTAAACCTGAGTTATTAAATAACAATAACTCTGCATCTGTTAACCCAACATTAACCCCGACCAGTTACGCTCCGGCTGTCAATAAAATTGCTCCATCAGTTGTTAGTATTTATGCACAGAGTGAAAGAGAGGTTGATTTAAATCCTGCAATGAAAAGACTGATGGGATACAGTTCACTCGTTCCACAATCAATCACTCAGCAATATTTGGGCTCAGGCGTGATAATGACCGCAGATGGTTATATTGTTACCAATTATCATGTGATTAATAATGCTACGAAAATCATTGTATCCCTTTGGGATGACACATTGCTTGAAGGCAGTGTGATTGGCTCTGACATTGATACAGACATTGCGGTTTTGAAAATCGAAGCTCTCAATCTTTCACCGGCAAGATTTGCGGACTCCGATCAAACTCAAACCGGGGATATCGTCATGGCTGTTGGAAGTCCTTATGGTTTAAGCCAGAGTGTATCGTTAGGGATAATCAGTGCGAAAGGACGAAGTGGTATCGATGTCAGTACTATTGAAAACTTTATCCAAACGGATGCTGCAATTAACGAAGGAAATTCCGGAGGTGCTCTTATTAATACCAATGGAGAAGTTGTTGGTATTAGTACAGCCACTTTCAATCAAAATGGTGCTCAGGGAATCAACTTTGCAATTCCTTCTAATGCAACACGTCTAATTATTAAGGAAATTGTCAAAAATGGTAAGGTTTTAAGAGGCTGGATTGGCGTCGCCTTGTACAATCCGCAACGATATTATCGTTCACGCATCATCAAACCTGAAAAAGGTGTTTTGGTTTATGGAGTATACAGAGATTCGCCTGCTCTGGAAGTAGGGTTAAAACAAGGAGATATTCTCACTCATGTTAATGAGGAGGAAATCAAGAATGAAAAACACTACAAAGAGCTTATTGCTCAATCGAAACCCGGACAAATTCTAACAATTAAAGGTTATAGTCAGGGACAGCCTTTTGAAAAACAAATTCAGACAGTTGAACGCTTGCCTGAAATTCGCTAA
- a CDS encoding DUF3106 domain-containing protein: MKFYNYKLAIILSLCSLSAFSQPQWKELSDEQQKLLLPFESSWNELDDETKKKLVANTDKWIAMSPVEKKESEQKLNRFKNLPPEEREKLKKRMERIKNLPPEQRQRLKQAHEKFKDLPPERRENLRNRFQQMPPEQRKKAFKRFQNQQQRKEFVNQFDIEKRKPIIEMMQSLQPEQRKKLRAHMKDMNPKQRHDLTLKLLEMNSDKRAKFVEGL; this comes from the coding sequence ATGAAATTTTACAATTACAAATTAGCTATCATTTTATCACTTTGCAGCTTATCCGCTTTCTCTCAACCTCAATGGAAAGAATTAAGTGACGAACAACAAAAACTTTTATTACCCTTTGAAAGCAGTTGGAATGAGCTGGATGATGAAACCAAGAAGAAACTGGTCGCAAATACCGATAAATGGATTGCTATGAGTCCTGTTGAGAAAAAGGAATCCGAGCAAAAACTTAACCGCTTTAAGAACCTTCCACCCGAAGAAAGGGAAAAATTAAAAAAACGCATGGAAAGAATCAAAAACCTACCACCGGAACAAAGACAGCGTTTAAAGCAGGCTCATGAAAAGTTTAAGGATTTACCTCCGGAACGCAGAGAAAATTTGCGCAACAGATTTCAGCAGATGCCTCCGGAACAACGTAAAAAAGCATTCAAACGCTTTCAAAATCAACAACAAAGAAAAGAATTCGTCAATCAATTCGATATCGAAAAAAGAAAGCCAATTATCGAAATGATGCAAAGTTTACAACCTGAACAAAGGAAAAAACTCAGAGCACACATGAAGGACATGAATCCTAAACAAAGGCACGATTTAACCCTCAAGTTGTTGGAAATGAATTCGGATAAAAGAGCAAAATTTGTCGAAGGGCTCTAG
- a CDS encoding PqqD family protein: MYQINPKVLKTPVEDGKILLLEPKTGMYYELDETSCHIFQLLSQGETSESIVQKLVENYDVSNHQAEEDYQLFLQQLIEKNIVFEG; encoded by the coding sequence ATGTACCAAATCAATCCAAAAGTTTTAAAAACGCCTGTCGAAGATGGCAAAATTTTACTGCTGGAACCCAAAACCGGTATGTATTATGAGTTGGATGAAACCTCCTGTCATATTTTTCAGTTGCTTTCCCAAGGCGAAACATCTGAAAGCATTGTTCAGAAGCTGGTTGAAAATTATGATGTTTCAAACCATCAAGCTGAGGAAGACTACCAACTATTCTTACAGCAGTTAATTGAAAAGAATATTGTTTTCGAGGGTTAG
- a CDS encoding RNA polymerase sigma factor, producing the protein MITTAIATSKTQPMDNTLQLNQFFVENEKKAYVIANMSLKNPDDALDVVQDVMIKFVEKYRKKDFSDWASLFYRMLHNRITDFHRKNTQRKSLFSFFHNEEEDNVIDQAVEDNEIPILQKLDYQQQMQSLQNTLNNLPTRQLQAFICRIWEGLSVEDTAKSMKCSQGSVKTHLFRALQQIRTQIEFNEDSYNG; encoded by the coding sequence ATGATAACAACAGCGATTGCAACTTCAAAGACTCAACCAATGGATAACACATTGCAACTGAATCAATTTTTTGTTGAAAACGAAAAGAAAGCCTATGTGATTGCCAACATGTCTTTGAAAAACCCTGATGATGCATTGGATGTGGTACAGGATGTGATGATTAAATTTGTCGAAAAATACCGCAAAAAAGATTTTTCAGACTGGGCATCACTGTTTTATCGGATGTTACACAATCGCATTACTGACTTTCATCGCAAGAATACTCAAAGAAAGTCACTATTCAGTTTTTTTCATAATGAGGAAGAAGATAACGTCATTGACCAAGCTGTCGAGGACAATGAAATTCCTATATTACAAAAACTGGATTATCAACAACAGATGCAGTCACTACAAAATACATTAAATAATTTACCAACTCGCCAACTTCAGGCATTTATTTGCAGGATATGGGAAGGTTTGAGTGTCGAAGACACAGCTAAATCAATGAAATGTTCGCAAGGAAGTGTAAAAACGCACTTGTTCCGTGCTTTACAACAAATCAGAACACAAATCGAATTTAATGAGGATTCTTACAATGGATAA
- a CDS encoding cytochrome bc complex cytochrome b subunit, with translation MGARFLDWMDYRLPVSKMWKEHVSEYYAPKNFNFWYFFGSLAMLVLVNQLLTGIWLTMHYKPDAEQAFGAVEYIMRDVPWGWLIRYLHTTGASAFFIVVYLHMFRGLMYGSYKKPRELIWVFGMVIYVALMAEAFMGYVLPWGNMSYWGAKVITQLFGVIPGVGDTLLEWIRGDYIVSDATLNRFFALHVVAVPIVLLALVVLHLAALHTVGSNNPDGVEIKKNKDENGIPKDGIPFHPYYTVKDIFGVGMFLLIFLFIVFVKPDMGGLFLEHDNYTPADPGVTPAHIKPVWYFTPFYAILKAVPNPLGGMILMFTAIILLFTLPWLDRSEVKSIRYRLLPFKIALFSFVTAFVILGWLGMQSGSTVQKYMAIVCTVVYFAYFPFLYFYSKNEKHKPIPERLTH, from the coding sequence ATGGGTGCAAGATTCCTTGACTGGATGGATTATCGCTTACCCGTTTCTAAAATGTGGAAAGAACATGTATCAGAATATTATGCACCTAAGAATTTTAATTTCTGGTATTTCTTCGGTTCATTAGCCATGCTGGTATTGGTTAATCAGCTTCTTACCGGAATTTGGTTAACTATGCATTATAAACCGGATGCTGAACAAGCATTTGGTGCTGTGGAATACATCATGCGTGATGTTCCATGGGGCTGGCTCATCAGATATTTGCATACAACTGGTGCTTCAGCTTTCTTTATTGTGGTATATTTACACATGTTCCGTGGTTTAATGTACGGTTCCTATAAAAAACCAAGAGAACTCATTTGGGTTTTCGGCATGGTGATTTATGTTGCTCTTATGGCAGAAGCTTTCATGGGTTATGTTCTGCCTTGGGGGAATATGTCATACTGGGGTGCTAAAGTAATTACTCAATTATTTGGTGTGATACCTGGTGTTGGGGATACGCTTCTTGAGTGGATTCGTGGTGATTACATTGTTTCCGATGCGACATTGAATCGTTTCTTCGCATTGCACGTTGTGGCAGTGCCAATCGTCTTGCTAGCTTTGGTTGTACTTCACCTCGCTGCATTGCATACTGTTGGCTCAAATAATCCTGATGGCGTTGAAATCAAAAAGAACAAAGATGAGAACGGTATTCCAAAAGACGGCATTCCTTTCCATCCTTACTACACCGTAAAAGATATTTTTGGCGTAGGGATGTTCTTGTTAATATTCTTGTTTATCGTTTTTGTTAAACCGGATATGGGTGGTTTATTCCTTGAACATGATAACTACACTCCGGCTGATCCGGGCGTAACTCCGGCTCACATCAAACCGGTTTGGTACTTCACACCTTTCTACGCAATTCTGAAAGCAGTACCGAATCCGCTTGGTGGTATGATTTTAATGTTTACAGCAATTATTCTACTTTTTACATTGCCATGGTTGGATCGAAGTGAAGTGAAATCCATTCGCTACAGATTATTACCATTCAAGATTGCATTATTCTCATTCGTAACCGCATTTGTCATTCTTGGCTGGTTAGGGATGCAGTCAGGTAGTACAGTTCAAAAATACATGGCAATTGTTTGCACAGTAGTTTACTTTGCTTACTTCCCATTCCTGTATTTCTACAGCAAGAACGAAAAACATAAACCAATTCCAGAGAGGTTGACACACTAA
- a CDS encoding PH domain-containing protein, whose translation MNKSKENLSCGNRLHKFSPLFILIHVIWKSIVPLALGLYTYSKVNSANHIIIAFAVVISAFSLLQYWFYHYWLETDKIEIKEGVFFKQHRKVPYTRIQNVNVVQNPLQRILKVSTLQLESASGGKPEAVMRVVGLDVVEELKRRVKTANSNSGGVIDETQNEEAEDKQTSQADYLLKVSTKDVIKFGIISQKGMVYGALIFGFLAQNQIFMMKLMTYLDLFFTIPDFTKITFAEGVIYVSVIGLVMFVFLQLMSVLWALMKFYQFQIEKQTDRLQANMGLLSKVSATIPLKKIQLYRISENPLHKFFNARTITIETAGGVNTDKSGIVMRWLAPIIKKVDVASFIRKVEPKIKIGLVDWQSLPHRAWKRVFKKGIYLSVLILVVLLTLDNLPYFSIRNYIWFVFPLTLPLAFVYAKNFVKKTGYYFDGDIICFKSGVWFGKQSFVKIKKIQTIMIHESPFDRRNKMATLEIDTAGSNLLLHHVKIPYLELHDAYQIRNFINNKLQSEDFDW comes from the coding sequence ATGAACAAATCCAAAGAGAACTTGTCCTGCGGAAATAGACTTCACAAGTTTTCGCCGTTATTTATTTTGATTCATGTAATCTGGAAGTCAATTGTTCCGTTGGCATTGGGGCTTTACACCTATAGCAAAGTCAACTCAGCGAATCATATTATCATTGCATTCGCAGTCGTTATTTCCGCATTTTCGCTTCTACAATACTGGTTTTATCATTATTGGTTGGAAACCGACAAAATAGAAATCAAAGAAGGTGTTTTTTTTAAGCAACATCGAAAAGTACCTTATACCCGCATACAAAACGTCAATGTGGTGCAAAATCCTTTGCAAAGAATTCTGAAAGTTTCAACATTACAACTGGAGTCTGCATCCGGCGGCAAACCCGAAGCTGTCATGCGAGTTGTCGGGCTTGACGTTGTTGAGGAATTGAAACGACGGGTCAAAACAGCCAATTCCAATTCCGGTGGAGTTATTGACGAAACTCAGAATGAAGAGGCAGAAGATAAGCAAACAAGTCAAGCGGATTATCTGCTTAAAGTTTCGACCAAAGACGTCATCAAATTTGGAATTATTTCGCAGAAAGGAATGGTTTACGGGGCTTTGATTTTTGGTTTTTTGGCACAGAATCAAATCTTTATGATGAAACTGATGACCTATCTGGATTTGTTTTTTACTATTCCTGATTTTACTAAAATCACTTTTGCAGAAGGTGTGATTTATGTGTCTGTCATCGGCTTGGTAATGTTTGTATTTTTACAATTGATGTCCGTACTTTGGGCATTAATGAAGTTTTACCAATTTCAGATTGAAAAACAAACGGATCGTTTGCAAGCGAATATGGGCTTGTTATCAAAAGTATCTGCTACGATTCCGTTGAAAAAAATTCAACTTTATCGCATCAGCGAAAATCCGTTACATAAGTTTTTTAATGCCAGAACTATCACCATAGAAACAGCGGGTGGAGTGAATACCGATAAAAGCGGAATTGTCATGCGCTGGCTGGCTCCGATTATTAAAAAAGTCGATGTGGCATCATTTATCAGAAAAGTCGAGCCAAAAATCAAAATTGGTTTAGTTGATTGGCAATCTTTACCACATCGTGCATGGAAAAGAGTCTTTAAAAAAGGAATTTATCTCAGTGTTTTGATATTGGTTGTTTTGCTAACTTTAGATAACCTTCCTTATTTTTCAATCAGAAATTATATTTGGTTTGTTTTTCCATTAACTTTACCTTTGGCATTTGTCTATGCAAAAAACTTTGTCAAAAAAACAGGGTATTATTTTGATGGTGACATCATTTGTTTCAAAAGCGGAGTTTGGTTTGGTAAACAAAGTTTTGTGAAAATTAAAAAAATCCAAACTATTATGATTCATGAATCACCGTTTGATCGTAGAAACAAAATGGCAACGCTTGAGATTGATACTGCCGGTTCCAATTTGCTGTTACACCATGTAAAAATTCCCTACTTGGAGTTGCATGATGCTTACCAAATAAGGAATTTTATAAATAACAAGCTACAATCCGAAGATTTTGATTGGTAA
- a CDS encoding FKBP-type peptidyl-prolyl cis-trans isomerase, protein MRKTVTSLLAGTVLMTSATFAADLDSDLQKRNYMIGSDVGAYIKKSGMEFDTDSFVAGVKDAIAGGDLQLNAEQIAEIRKALQEEQRAAAEKQRAEMMAKLEEDKVKNLELGKAFMDKKAKEKGVMSTESGMLYEVVEQGDGAKPSSANSTVVVHYTGTLIDGTEFDSSVKRGQPATFALNQVIKGWTEGLQLMNAGSKYRFYIPPEMAYGSDARPGSPIGPNSTLIFDVELIEVKE, encoded by the coding sequence ATGAGAAAAACTGTAACAAGTTTATTGGCAGGAACTGTTTTGATGACTTCAGCTACTTTTGCAGCTGATTTGGATTCTGACTTACAAAAAAGAAATTACATGATTGGTTCTGACGTTGGAGCCTATATCAAGAAAAGTGGTATGGAGTTTGATACTGACTCTTTTGTTGCCGGTGTTAAAGATGCTATTGCCGGTGGAGATTTGCAATTAAATGCAGAGCAGATTGCTGAAATTCGTAAAGCTCTTCAAGAAGAGCAAAGAGCTGCTGCTGAGAAACAACGTGCTGAAATGATGGCAAAGCTGGAAGAAGACAAAGTCAAAAACCTGGAATTAGGCAAAGCATTTATGGACAAAAAAGCCAAAGAAAAAGGCGTTATGAGTACAGAATCAGGCATGCTTTATGAAGTTGTTGAACAAGGTGATGGTGCAAAACCAAGTTCCGCGAACTCAACTGTTGTGGTTCATTATACAGGTACTTTAATTGATGGAACTGAATTCGACAGCTCTGTGAAAAGAGGCCAACCAGCTACTTTTGCTTTGAATCAAGTCATAAAAGGCTGGACAGAAGGTCTGCAATTGATGAATGCCGGTTCAAAATATCGTTTCTACATTCCACCTGAAATGGCTTATGGTTCTGATGCTCGCCCAGGCAGCCCAATCGGACCAAACAGCACATTGATTTTTGATGTGGAATTGATTGAAGTTAAAGAATAA
- a CDS encoding cytochrome c1, with product MKRLILILLLLPFVNTFASGGSEHLEQAQANIRSKESLINGAKYYMSYCSSCHSLQYQRYSRMAQDLGLTKEEVEENLIFTGAKFTDHITNNMSAADAEKWFGKAPPDLTVIAKARGVDWIYTYLKSFYKDPTRPSGWNNTLFVGASMPNVFWKEQGVQEAHFEEHTTADGVVTHSFKEFTKLSQGTMSDEEFNETVRDVVNFLAYTAEPAQLIRMAYAPWVLLFLVIFTFMAYLLKKNYFKDIH from the coding sequence ATGAAAAGATTAATTTTAATATTGTTATTATTACCTTTTGTCAATACTTTTGCCTCAGGAGGTTCCGAACATCTTGAGCAAGCTCAAGCAAATATTCGTTCAAAAGAGTCGTTAATTAACGGTGCTAAATACTATATGAGCTACTGTTCGAGTTGTCACTCTTTACAATATCAACGTTATAGTCGTATGGCTCAGGACTTAGGTTTGACAAAAGAAGAAGTTGAGGAAAATTTAATTTTCACAGGTGCAAAGTTTACAGATCATATCACAAATAATATGTCTGCCGCTGATGCTGAAAAATGGTTTGGAAAAGCTCCACCGGACTTGACAGTCATAGCCAAGGCCAGAGGTGTTGATTGGATTTATACCTATCTAAAGAGCTTCTATAAGGATCCAACCAGGCCTTCGGGTTGGAACAATACTTTATTTGTTGGTGCTTCGATGCCGAATGTATTCTGGAAAGAGCAAGGTGTACAAGAAGCTCATTTTGAAGAGCATACCACCGCTGATGGCGTTGTTACACACTCATTCAAAGAGTTTACAAAGCTATCTCAAGGCACAATGTCTGATGAAGAATTTAATGAGACAGTCAGAGATGTAGTCAATTTTCTGGCATACACTGCTGAACCAGCTCAATTGATTCGTATGGCTTATGCTCCGTGGGTGTTATTGTTCTTGGTTATCTTTACATTCATGGCTTATTTATTGAAGAAAAACTATTTCAAAGACATTCATTAA
- a CDS encoding twin transmembrane helix small protein gives MKIFIILVLLFIIYNLGLAMFYLIKEKGRGTNTVRFLTVRIAVSFALFMFIIFAMYMGWIQPHSLSRVHP, from the coding sequence ATGAAAATTTTTATTATTCTGGTATTGCTTTTTATTATTTATAATCTCGGTCTGGCGATGTTTTATCTGATAAAGGAAAAAGGCAGGGGAACAAATACTGTGCGTTTTCTCACTGTTAGAATTGCAGTTAGTTTCGCTTTATTCATGTTTATCATTTTTGCCATGTATATGGGATGGATACAACCGCATTCATTGTCGAGAGTTCACCCTTAA